A genomic window from Nomascus leucogenys isolate Asia chromosome 10, Asia_NLE_v1, whole genome shotgun sequence includes:
- the SYCP3 gene encoding synaptonemal complex protein 3 isoform X4, whose translation MMSLDSEGSRNLFFKVRKHLNMVSSGKKYSRKSGKPSMEDQLTRAYDFETEDKKDLSGSEEDVIEGKTAVIEKRRKKRSSAGVVEDMGGEVQNMLEGVGVDINKALLAKRKRLEMYTKASLKTSNQKIEHVWKTQQDQRQKLNQEYSQQFLTLFQQWDLDIQKAEEQEEKILNMFRQQQKILQQSRIVQSQRLKTIRQLYEQFIKSMEELEKNHDNLLTGAQNEFKKEMAMLQKKIMMETQQQEIASVRKSLQSMLF comes from the exons ATGATGTCTTTGGATTCAGAAGGttcaagaaatttgttttttaaagtcagGAAGCATCTTAATATGGTGTCCTCCGGAAAAAAGTATTCCAGGAAATCTGGGAAGCCGTCCATGGAAGATCAGTTAACGAGAGCCTATGACTTTGAGACTGAAGATAAGAAAGATCTGAGTGGTTCAGAGGAAGATGTTATTGAAG GGAAGACTGCAGTCATTGAGAAACGTAGGAAGAAAAGGTCTTCTGCAGGAGTAGTTGAAGATATGGG GGGTGAAGTACAGAATATGCTGGAAGGAGTTGGAG TTGACATTAACAAGGCTCTTCTTGCCAAGAGAAAGAGACTAGAAATGTATACCAAGGCTTCTCTCAAAACTAGTAACCAGAAAATCGAACATGTTTGGAAAACACAACAAGATCAAAG GCAGAAGCTTAACCAAGAATATTCTCAGCAGTTTCTGACTTTGTTTCAGCAGTGGGATTTAGATATACAGAAAGCTgaggaacaagaagaaaaaatactt aaTATGTTTCGACAGCAACAAAAGATTCTTCAACAATCTAGAATTGTTCAGAGCCAGAGACTGAAAACAATTAGACAGTTATATGAGCAGTTCATAAAG agtaTGGAAGAGTTGGAGAAGAATCATGATAATCTACTTACTGGTgcacaaaatgaatttaaaaaagaaatggctatgttgcaaaaaaaaattatgatggaAACT cagcagcaagagATAGCAAGTGTTCGGAAGTCTCTTCAATCCATGTTATTCTGA